Proteins co-encoded in one Candidatus Polarisedimenticolaceae bacterium genomic window:
- a CDS encoding LPXTG cell wall anchor domain-containing protein yields MRAPLILSALLIAGFAAAQTTSYDIRSGEVLSVQGNNLVVRGPQGVREFNIPEDFRFDLDGKQLSVHELKPGMKLTALIRTTTAPIELTTTELRNAEVVHTIGNAIVVKNTDTGQYRKFTSDEMNDLDLVIYKDGKAVPPSSLRKGDKISALVVTKLPPATLTQQDIAVLAENAPPPPPPPAKAMPAAAKAQPPPPPPPAEKKLPKTGSELPLAGLAGALLLGLGAMITLGRRLAARRR; encoded by the coding sequence ATGCGCGCACCGCTCATCCTCTCGGCTCTGCTCATCGCCGGCTTCGCCGCCGCGCAGACGACGAGCTACGACATCCGTAGCGGCGAGGTGCTCTCCGTTCAGGGGAACAACCTCGTCGTCCGCGGCCCGCAGGGTGTCCGCGAGTTCAACATCCCCGAGGACTTCCGGTTCGATCTCGACGGCAAGCAGCTCAGCGTGCACGAGCTGAAGCCCGGCATGAAGCTGACGGCGCTCATCAGGACGACGACCGCGCCGATCGAGCTGACGACGACCGAGCTCCGCAACGCCGAGGTCGTCCACACGATCGGCAACGCCATCGTCGTCAAGAACACCGACACCGGGCAGTACCGCAAATTCACGAGCGACGAGATGAACGACCTCGATCTCGTGATCTACAAGGACGGCAAGGCGGTCCCGCCGAGCAGCTTGCGCAAGGGCGACAAGATCTCGGCGCTCGTCGTGACGAAGCTCCCGCCGGCGACGCTGACGCAGCAAGACATTGCCGTCCTCGCCGAGAACGCCCCGCCGCCCCCTCCGCCGCCCGCGAAGGCGATGCCGGCGGCGGCGAAGGCGCAGCCGCCGCCTCCACCGCCGCCGGCGGAGAAGAAGCTTCCCAAGACCGGAAGCGAGCTTCCCCTGGCGGGCCTTGCCGGTGCGCTCCTGCTCGGCCTGGGCGCGATGATCACGCTCGGCCGGAGGCTC